Proteins co-encoded in one Alcanivorax sp. genomic window:
- a CDS encoding DUF6285 domain-containing protein translates to MPINRPFASELKTAIEQYRENPDSDPRVDGYYQKILAHLEALLARESELGDAFASGEAARLTSTAALLNLPDDALETVCTRLAGGKLDDVLPLIVELWLPLAREKLEIDSPRYRK, encoded by the coding sequence ATGCCGATTAACCGCCCCTTTGCCAGCGAGCTGAAAACCGCGATTGAACAGTACCGTGAAAACCCGGACAGCGACCCCAGGGTGGATGGTTATTACCAGAAGATTCTTGCCCATCTGGAAGCCTTGCTGGCACGCGAAAGTGAACTGGGCGATGCCTTTGCCAGCGGCGAAGCGGCGCGCCTGACATCCACTGCCGCGCTGCTCAATTTGCCGGATGATGCCCTGGAAACCGTCTGTACCCGACTGGCGGGGGGAAAGCTGGATGATGTGCTGCCGTTGATTGTGGAGCTGTGGCTGCCGCTGGCACGGGAAAAACTGGAGATAGACAGTCCGCGGTACAGGAAATAA
- a CDS encoding phosphotransferase family protein yields the protein MAVTAEQIQSVLPPLLGEALGQSCVLHTCRRLTAGASADTWWLEADCNGPQQWILRLDAGAEDLGMAPGKRWEALAQRAASTAGCPVARVITVLGGSEGLGEGYLMEALSGESLPPVLLKDPRFASAREQFCGDAARALAAIHATPLTDLQSLPLQDAATQVELLYAMHRDYGESLPVFSLVYGWLKDHAPQIDSPALVHGDFRLGNFLIGEEGLNGVLDWELTHRGDPMEDLGWLCVNAWRFGRRDKPVGGIASRDELYAAYENATGQRVDEARARYWELLGTFKWGVICQYQAYSYLRGHVPSLERAAIGRRVAETEYDMLVCLQELMELNHAD from the coding sequence ATGGCAGTCACCGCAGAACAGATCCAGTCGGTATTGCCGCCGTTGCTGGGCGAGGCCCTGGGGCAATCCTGCGTGTTGCATACTTGTCGCCGGCTCACCGCCGGCGCGTCTGCCGATACCTGGTGGCTGGAAGCGGACTGTAACGGGCCGCAGCAATGGATTCTGCGTCTGGATGCCGGCGCAGAAGATCTTGGAATGGCCCCGGGCAAGCGCTGGGAGGCCCTGGCCCAACGGGCCGCATCCACGGCGGGGTGCCCGGTGGCCCGGGTAATCACCGTTCTGGGCGGCAGTGAAGGCCTGGGCGAGGGTTACCTGATGGAGGCCCTGTCGGGGGAAAGCCTGCCGCCGGTTTTGCTCAAGGATCCGCGATTTGCCTCCGCCCGGGAGCAATTCTGCGGTGACGCGGCCCGGGCGCTGGCGGCCATCCATGCCACCCCGCTCACAGACCTGCAATCCCTGCCGCTACAGGATGCCGCCACCCAGGTGGAACTGCTCTACGCCATGCATCGCGATTACGGTGAATCCCTGCCGGTATTCTCGCTGGTCTACGGCTGGCTCAAAGACCATGCGCCGCAGATCGACTCCCCGGCGCTGGTGCACGGAGATTTCCGGCTGGGGAACTTTCTGATTGGCGAAGAGGGGCTGAACGGGGTGCTTGACTGGGAACTCACCCACCGGGGGGATCCCATGGAAGATCTGGGCTGGCTGTGTGTGAATGCCTGGCGCTTTGGTCGCCGCGACAAGCCCGTGGGCGGGATTGCCAGCCGGGACGAACTCTATGCGGCCTATGAAAACGCCACCGGCCAGCGGGTGGACGAGGCCCGTGCCCGTTATTGGGAACTGCTGGGCACCTTCAAATGGGGCGTGATCTGTCAGTACCAGGCCTACAGTTACCTGCGCGGCCATGTGCCGTCACTGGAGCGGGCGGCCATTGGCCGGCGCGTGGCCGAGACGGAATACGACATGCTGGTCTGTTTGCAGGAACTGATGGAGCTCAACCATGCCGATTAA
- a CDS encoding nitronate monooxygenase: MKTRITELLGIQYPIVQGGMQNVGYAELAAAVSNAGGLGIITGLTQPTPEDLDKEIKRCKEMTDKPFGVNLTILPTIKPVPYEEYARVICENNIPVVETAGRNPEPFMPLFEGAGVKVVHKCTSVRHALKAEKVGVAAVSVDGFECAGHPGEDDIPNLVLLPAAAKVLKIPMLASGGIGTGSQMAACLALGADGINMGTRFLASKEAPVHENMKKAIAEASELDTALIFRPLNNTARVFKNAVATKVNEIEREKGQDMKFEYIVDLVAGVKGKAALTSGEIDGGIWTSGIVQGLIDSYPSCAEIIDDIMTECTATINDRLAGFMKG; encoded by the coding sequence ATGAAAACGCGTATTACTGAATTGCTGGGTATCCAGTATCCGATCGTCCAGGGTGGCATGCAGAACGTCGGCTATGCCGAGCTGGCCGCTGCCGTCTCCAACGCGGGCGGTCTGGGTATCATCACTGGCCTCACTCAGCCGACCCCGGAAGATCTGGACAAGGAAATCAAACGCTGCAAGGAAATGACCGACAAGCCCTTCGGCGTCAACCTGACCATCCTGCCCACCATCAAGCCGGTCCCCTACGAGGAATACGCGCGGGTTATCTGTGAAAACAATATCCCGGTGGTCGAAACCGCTGGCCGTAACCCCGAGCCGTTCATGCCCCTGTTCGAAGGCGCTGGCGTGAAGGTGGTCCACAAGTGCACCTCTGTGCGTCACGCACTGAAAGCCGAGAAAGTGGGTGTGGCTGCGGTATCCGTGGATGGCTTCGAGTGTGCTGGCCACCCGGGTGAAGACGATATCCCCAATCTGGTGCTGCTGCCCGCCGCTGCCAAGGTACTGAAAATCCCGATGCTGGCCTCTGGCGGTATCGGTACCGGTTCCCAGATGGCGGCCTGTCTGGCTCTGGGTGCTGACGGTATCAACATGGGTACCCGTTTCCTGGCCTCCAAGGAAGCGCCGGTACACGAGAACATGAAGAAGGCCATCGCGGAAGCGTCCGAGCTGGACACCGCCCTGATCTTCCGTCCGCTGAACAACACGGCTCGCGTATTCAAGAATGCGGTTGCCACCAAGGTGAACGAGATCGAGCGCGAGAAAGGCCAGGACATGAAGTTCGAATACATCGTCGATCTGGTTGCCGGTGTGAAAGGCAAGGCGGCCCTGACCTCTGGTGAAATCGACGGCGGTATCTGGACCTCCGGTATCGTGCAGGGGCTGATCGACAGCTACCCGAGCTGTGCCGAGATCATCGATGACATCATGACCGAGTGCACCGCCACCATTAACGATCGTCTGGCCGGTTTCATGAAAGGCTAA
- a CDS encoding AraC family transcriptional regulator, with protein sequence MATPMRVTGAWVQLLTDWLDRESLPAPDLRTVLDSRSPGDVVPLTLWNSLLSRAVALRPQAVAPALDIGARVQPRHVGVLGYLILTCRTLGEAMLAYQRYESLFYGREVVKVVAEGSSMALCWTAEDSTGVLADSVAIAALVAFLRRLVESRLSPERVDFVFAAPDEDTRNAYELFFGCPVHFEQPQTRVVSSLTLLALPLPHSAPHMRTLLDRQARALMLALPESDSFDRALQQAMVRLMPEAVVTLPRLAKELHMSVRTLQRRLAERKMTWRALLDRTREQLARDYLSDPSLTLGDIALLLGFSEHSAFSRAWRKWTGTTPARARKQLLTASKGG encoded by the coding sequence ATGGCCACTCCCATGCGTGTTACCGGGGCCTGGGTGCAGCTGCTGACCGATTGGCTGGACCGGGAGAGCCTGCCCGCCCCGGACCTGCGCACGGTACTGGATAGTCGCAGCCCCGGCGATGTGGTGCCCCTGACCCTGTGGAATTCGTTGTTGTCCCGGGCGGTGGCGTTGCGCCCGCAGGCCGTGGCGCCGGCACTGGATATCGGGGCCCGGGTGCAGCCCCGTCATGTGGGGGTGCTGGGGTACCTGATCCTGACTTGTCGCACCCTGGGCGAAGCCATGCTGGCCTACCAGCGCTACGAGTCCCTGTTTTACGGGCGCGAAGTGGTGAAAGTGGTGGCCGAGGGCAGCAGCATGGCGCTGTGCTGGACGGCAGAGGATTCTACCGGGGTGCTGGCGGATAGCGTGGCGATCGCCGCGTTGGTGGCCTTCCTGCGCCGCCTGGTGGAGTCTCGCCTCTCACCGGAGCGTGTCGACTTTGTCTTCGCGGCCCCGGATGAGGATACCCGTAACGCCTATGAGCTATTCTTCGGTTGCCCGGTACATTTCGAACAGCCGCAAACCCGGGTGGTGTCCTCCCTGACCTTGCTGGCATTGCCGTTGCCACACAGTGCGCCCCATATGCGTACCCTGCTGGATCGTCAGGCACGGGCCCTGATGCTGGCGCTGCCGGAGTCGGACAGTTTCGACCGCGCCTTGCAACAGGCCATGGTGCGGCTGATGCCGGAGGCGGTGGTGACCCTGCCGCGCCTGGCAAAGGAGCTGCATATGTCGGTTCGGACCCTGCAGCGGCGTCTGGCAGAGCGCAAGATGACCTGGCGGGCGCTACTGGATCGCACTCGTGAGCAGCTGGCTCGGGATTACCTCTCTGACCCCTCGCTGACACTGGGGGATATCGCCCTTTTATTGGGGTTTTCCGAGCACAGCGCCTTTAGCCGGGCCTGGCGAAAGTGGACCGGAACCACCCCGGCCAGGGCCAGAAAGCAGCTATTGACGGCCAGCAAGGGCGGTTGA
- a CDS encoding sterol desaturase family protein, with protein MSITSWFEDVWANSGLAPLWDVLAPWLALDERQLIFVVATPIFIGLFLWEYRKIRHDPARVDGRESVLNFMLGAGYQTTELLFAGLLAFPVYAFAYHYRLMEIELTWFTALLLWVLLDFAYYWFHRSSHRVRWLWAAHVTHHSSERMNFSTAMRQNATNIFNGGWLFYVPLAVIGFNPVWIGVAYALSLVYQFFIHTTLVGKMHPAIEYIFNTPSHHRVHHGRNPEYIDQNYAGVFMIWDRLFGTFVEEKEDLPVEYGITRPVYSNSLLVNWCHEYVDLFRDMAKRGPLLQRLKHLWKPPEWERESN; from the coding sequence ATGTCGATAACAAGCTGGTTTGAGGATGTCTGGGCCAACAGTGGGCTGGCGCCACTCTGGGATGTGCTGGCACCCTGGTTGGCCCTGGATGAGCGACAGCTGATCTTTGTCGTCGCCACCCCGATCTTTATTGGCCTGTTCCTGTGGGAATATCGCAAGATCCGCCATGACCCGGCACGGGTAGACGGCCGCGAATCGGTGCTCAACTTCATGCTCGGCGCCGGCTACCAGACCACCGAACTGTTGTTTGCCGGCCTTCTGGCGTTTCCGGTCTATGCGTTTGCCTATCATTACCGGCTGATGGAGATCGAACTGACCTGGTTCACCGCCCTGCTACTGTGGGTGTTGCTGGACTTCGCCTACTACTGGTTTCATCGCAGTTCCCACCGGGTTCGCTGGCTGTGGGCGGCCCATGTGACACACCACTCTTCCGAGCGGATGAACTTTTCCACCGCCATGCGACAGAACGCCACCAACATCTTCAATGGCGGCTGGCTGTTCTATGTGCCGCTGGCGGTGATTGGCTTCAACCCGGTGTGGATCGGCGTCGCCTATGCCCTGTCACTGGTCTACCAGTTCTTCATTCACACCACCCTGGTGGGCAAGATGCACCCGGCCATCGAGTACATCTTCAACACCCCCAGCCACCACCGCGTCCACCACGGCCGCAACCCGGAATACATCGACCAGAACTATGCGGGCGTGTTCATGATCTGGGACCGCCTGTTCGGCACCTTTGTGGAAGAAAAAGAGGACCTGCCGGTGGAATACGGCATCACCCGTCCGGTGTACAGCAACAGCCTGCTGGTGAACTGGTGCCACGAATACGTGGACCTGTTCCGGGACATGGCCAAACGCGGGCCCTTGCTACAGCGACTGAAACACCTTTGGAAGCCGCCGGAGTGGGAACGGGAAAGCAATTAA